One window from the genome of Pseudomonas frederiksbergensis encodes:
- the uvrA gene encoding excinuclease ABC subunit UvrA, whose protein sequence is MDKILIRGARTHNLKNIDLTLPRDKLIVITGLSGSGKSSLAFDTLYAEGQRRYVESLSAYARQFLSMMEKPDVDTIEGLSPAISIEQKSTSHNPRSTVGTITEIYDYLRLLYARVGIPRCPDHDIPLEAQTVSQMVDLVLAQPEGSKLMLLAPVIRERKGEHLMVFEELRAQGFVRARVNGKLCELDELPKLDKQKKHSIDVVVDRFKVRADLQQRLAESFETALKLADGIALVAPMDDEPGEEMIFSARFACPICGHAISELEPKLFSFNNPAGACPTCDGLGVKQFFDTKRLVNGELTLAEGAIRGWDRRNVYYFQMLGSLAAHYKFSLDKPFNELPAEQQKFILHGSGSQNVDFKYLNDRGDIVKRSHPFEGIVPNLERRYRETESASVREELAKFLSTQPCPDCRGTRLRREARHVWVGEKTLPAVTSLPIGDATDYFEGIKLTGRRGEIADKILKEIRERLQFLVNVGLDYLTLDRSADTLSGGEAQRIRLASQIGAGLVGVMYILDEPSIGLHQRDNDRLLGTLKHLRDIGNTVIVVEHDEDAIRLADYVVDIGPGAGVHGGHIVAQGTAAEVMAHPDSLTGKYLSGRVKIKVPAKRTPRNKKLSLTLKGARGNNLRNVDLEIPIGLLTCVTGVSGSGKSTLINNTLFPLSATALNGATTLEAAAHDSIKGLEHLDKVVDIDQSPIGRTPRSNPATYTGLFTPIRELFAGVPESRSRGYGPGRFSFNVKGGRCEACQGDGLIKVEMHFLPDIYVPCDVCKSKRYNRETLEIKYKGKNIHETLEMTIEEARVFFDAVPALARKLQTLMDVGLSYIKLGQSATTLSGGEAQRVKLSRELSKRDTGKTLYILDEPTTGLHFADIQQLLDVLHRLRDHGNTVVVIEHNLDVIKTADWLVDLGPEGGSKGGQIIAVGTPEQVAEMKQSHTGYYLKPLLERDRD, encoded by the coding sequence TTGGACAAGATCCTGATTCGTGGGGCCCGTACCCACAACCTGAAGAACATCGACCTGACCCTGCCCCGGGACAAGCTGATCGTCATCACCGGCCTGTCCGGATCCGGTAAATCATCCCTGGCCTTCGACACCCTGTACGCCGAAGGCCAGCGCCGCTATGTCGAATCGCTGTCGGCCTACGCCCGGCAGTTCCTGTCGATGATGGAAAAACCCGATGTCGACACCATCGAAGGCCTGTCGCCGGCGATCTCCATCGAGCAGAAATCGACTTCCCACAACCCCAGGTCGACGGTCGGCACCATTACCGAGATCTACGACTACCTTCGCCTGCTATATGCGCGGGTCGGTATTCCTCGCTGCCCGGACCACGACATTCCGTTGGAAGCCCAGACCGTCAGCCAGATGGTCGACCTGGTGCTGGCCCAGCCCGAAGGCAGCAAGCTGATGCTCCTGGCGCCGGTCATCCGCGAGCGCAAGGGCGAGCACTTGATGGTCTTCGAAGAGTTGCGCGCCCAAGGCTTCGTACGTGCGCGGGTCAACGGCAAGCTGTGCGAGCTGGACGAACTGCCGAAGCTGGATAAACAGAAGAAGCACTCGATCGATGTGGTGGTGGACCGCTTCAAGGTCCGCGCCGACTTGCAACAGCGCCTGGCCGAATCGTTCGAGACAGCCCTGAAGCTGGCCGACGGCATCGCCCTGGTTGCGCCGATGGACGACGAACCGGGTGAAGAGATGATTTTCTCCGCGCGCTTCGCCTGTCCGATCTGTGGCCATGCCATCAGCGAGCTGGAGCCCAAGCTGTTCTCCTTCAACAACCCGGCCGGCGCGTGCCCGACCTGTGATGGCTTGGGGGTCAAGCAGTTCTTCGACACCAAGCGCCTGGTCAATGGCGAACTGACCTTGGCCGAAGGCGCAATTCGAGGCTGGGACAGGCGTAACGTCTACTATTTCCAGATGCTCGGTTCGCTGGCGGCCCACTATAAGTTCAGCCTGGACAAGCCCTTCAACGAGCTGCCCGCCGAACAGCAGAAGTTCATCCTGCACGGCAGCGGCTCGCAGAACGTCGACTTCAAATACCTGAACGACCGGGGCGATATCGTCAAGCGCTCCCACCCGTTCGAAGGCATCGTGCCCAACCTGGAGCGGCGTTACCGCGAGACCGAGTCAGCCAGCGTGCGCGAAGAACTCGCCAAGTTCCTCAGCACCCAGCCCTGCCCGGATTGCCGTGGCACCCGCTTGCGCCGTGAGGCGCGGCACGTGTGGGTCGGCGAGAAAACCCTGCCGGCGGTAACCAGCCTGCCGATCGGCGACGCCACCGATTACTTCGAGGGAATCAAACTGACGGGGCGCCGGGGCGAAATCGCCGACAAGATCCTCAAGGAGATTCGCGAGCGCTTGCAGTTCCTGGTGAACGTTGGGCTGGACTACCTGACACTCGACCGCAGCGCGGACACCCTGTCCGGCGGCGAAGCCCAGCGTATTCGTCTCGCCAGCCAGATTGGCGCCGGCCTGGTGGGCGTCATGTACATCCTCGATGAGCCGTCCATTGGCCTTCATCAACGGGACAATGACCGGCTGCTCGGAACGCTGAAACACCTGCGGGATATCGGCAACACGGTCATCGTGGTCGAGCACGATGAAGACGCGATCCGCCTGGCCGACTATGTAGTGGACATCGGTCCTGGCGCTGGCGTGCATGGGGGCCATATCGTCGCCCAGGGAACAGCGGCCGAGGTCATGGCGCATCCTGACTCGCTGACAGGCAAATACCTGTCGGGCCGGGTGAAGATCAAGGTCCCGGCCAAGCGTACGCCGCGCAACAAAAAGTTGTCGCTGACCCTCAAGGGCGCCCGCGGCAACAACCTGCGCAACGTCGACCTGGAGATCCCGATCGGCCTGCTGACCTGCGTTACCGGTGTGTCCGGCTCCGGCAAGTCGACACTGATCAACAACACGCTGTTCCCCCTCAGCGCCACGGCCCTGAACGGCGCCACGACCTTGGAAGCTGCCGCTCATGACAGCATCAAGGGCCTGGAGCACCTGGACAAAGTCGTCGACATCGACCAGAGCCCGATTGGCCGCACGCCGCGCTCCAACCCGGCGACTTATACCGGGCTGTTCACCCCGATCCGAGAACTGTTCGCCGGCGTGCCGGAGTCCCGTTCACGGGGCTACGGCCCAGGGCGTTTCTCGTTCAACGTCAAGGGTGGGCGCTGCGAGGCCTGCCAGGGCGATGGCTTGATCAAGGTGGAAATGCACTTCCTGCCTGACATCTACGTGCCATGCGACGTGTGCAAGAGCAAGCGCTACAACCGCGAGACGCTGGAGATCAAGTACAAGGGCAAGAACATCCACGAAACCCTGGAGATGACCATCGAAGAGGCCCGGGTGTTCTTCGACGCGGTACCGGCGCTGGCACGTAAACTCCAGACATTGATGGACGTTGGCCTTTCGTACATCAAGCTCGGGCAGTCGGCGACGACCTTGTCCGGTGGCGAGGCGCAGCGGGTCAAGCTATCCCGCGAGCTGTCCAAGCGCGATACCGGCAAGACCCTGTATATCCTCGACGAGCCGACCACCGGTCTGCACTTCGCCGATATCCAGCAACTGCTCGATGTGCTGCATCGTCTGCGCGATCACGGCAACACCGTAGTGGTTATTGAGCACAACCTGGACGTGATCAAGACCGCTGACTGGCTGGTGGACCTGGGCCCGGAGGGCGGTTCCAAGGGTGGCCAGATCATTGCCGTGGGGACGCCGGAACAAGTGGCCGAG